CATGTGCTCAACAGTGTGTAAAGGACTCAACTGGCAAGGCAGGAAAATATGAGTCAAAATGGCCTATTACAGCCCTAACCAAGGCATTATTCTCTCTCCTTGTGGCACCTAAAGCCTGATACACCTCATTCTGCAGATTCTGCAAAATCTGGTTTGCTATGTAACACCTATCTCCAGAATAGCTGGAAGTCTGTAAAAGACAACAACAGGCAATTACCCGGATGTACAGCTTTataaatccttttcctttttagtgTTTTTGGGTGGTAGCTTGCATGCAATTCCTCACAGTAAATACTGCTTCTCTGTACTGCTCTTTCTTGGGTTAAGCAGCCTAATTACAATAATTATTTCCTATAATGTTAATGACCCATTTTGAAGCTCATCTTTCCAAGGGCTCCTACCTCTCAAAACTAAAGTTTTAATGTTTATTATGCCTGTTACAAAcatctattttatttccatgttttgGCTTGCAGAATCTCAGATCCTTTGAATAACCCTGTGAAAGAGTAAGATTTAAGTGAAAACGAAGGGTCTGATGTGGTTTGTAGACTCTTGGGAATAAAGAGAGCCTAAAGAAGTAAATTATATATGCCCTTGGCCTTAGAGTGGATGCTCCTCCATGTGGATACAGTGTCTACTCTCACATTAGTGCAGCACTAAGCAGACTGTAGATGCTTCTGGAGACAAATTACAGTCAGAAAATTACTAAAATCTTGGtcaagattaatttaaaatgctaaacCAAAATTATCCTACCACATGGGGACTGAGTTCATCAAACTGTCACCAGACTCAGAGGGACGAATTTTGACTTTCTtgtaaacagaaacaaaaggctGATTTGTGGACggacaaagaaaagaaacatttgtgCAGTCTTTAAAGACATTTTACAGAGTTGACAGAgctacaaaaaaccccactgcaaTTTCTGCAGCCTCAGAGGCTCCAACATATACCATTGGCAGGGTGTGACACAGATATCTTCAAATCACTTTGCATTAAGCTTTTTCTATAAGAAGTCCTctgtttaattaataataatttttttaaaaaggtaatttCTGTGAGCTATTTCCTTGCTCTGTACTTACTCAGCACTAAAAccaccccagcccctcatgCTGTCACCTGTGATGccatggagctgcagagcaggaggcagccagGATGGGCAAGCACAGAACAACTGCCTGGTAGTGCCCTAACTTTTACCATGAGCCTCTTTCCTCTCCAGCACCTGGACAGAGACAAAAGCTGTTCAACAGCATGATCAGGTTATTTTCTTGAAGAGCTCTCAGGATAAGCACAAGCAAGAAGTCCTCTCCAGAATAAATTATTGAGAAGCAATGTGCATAATCAAAGCATCTTCTCTACAAGCAAAAGATGTAAGTGCATAAACAAAAGGCTGCTATATGAAATCCatctatttaaaatactgtttatttGTGATTTAACATTAATTAGCATTACATCTATGAGCAATTTCAGAtaacatttatatattttccaCAGGACACAAGAGTTGGCTGGCTCATTCTTTATGCCAAAGCAAGTAAATAGAGGCATTAGCAAAAGGTGCAAATAGTTCACggttgcattttaaaaaatatttatgcacaTTGCATTCatttagatatatttttaaaaaagttatgAAAAGCGTAGTTCACAGGTTACTGTTTCTACGTATGTTGTAATACAACACAAATAATGTAGAACATAAAAAACAAAGTAAGCAACTGAAAGTTTCCACTATGATTAAAAACACTGATTCCAGTATTTAGTGACAGCTAGAAAATTGTTTCCAGGATCCATTCCAACATTGCATTATCACACTTACACGGTCAAAGCTAACCAGCCCCTGAACATGCTATAATCAACATTTTTGCATGCCAAACCACTCTCCAGCCATATTTAACAATTATATATTGTATAATATTTCAACCGGTAATTTGGGAATCAAATGGATCTTCAAAGATGTACTTCCTATTGCGATGACTGATTTACAGACATTTGACACAGCGAAGAAACCCCTATGTTAATTTCTATGTTTAGTTTGTATTTACAATACAGTAAAAGTACTAAAATGACAATACAAGTAAAAATGAGTAAGTGGCAGTACCACCCTTACCCATGGCACTAGGTTCTGATTTGCTCTGGGTTCATCCAAAGGACAACACAGATTCACGAGACCCTTTTACAATTTGagtgaaactgaagaaaaaacccaaagtgttGCACTCTGCATGAATCcatacaaattatttaaaacatctaATATGGAAATGTCACTCTgctgatttaataaaaatatcccGCAATCCGtatcatatatttaaaaaaaataatcaccgAACTTTTACTTTCTTTGTCTCCTCCTATTTCCCTACTATTTCACTTTCccttttaacatttttgtttccttcatttGGTTATGTtaagagattatttttcttcattcattaGCAATAccatgagagagaaaaagaacaacccacaaataatttttaaacatgaatCCAGTTCAATTTTATATGCTTTTACCCTTTGATTTTGAAGTCCCTGGATTCCTGAATTATATTTAAGTATACTCTAAACCAAGCATTCTTAAATACACTCTAACTATTAAATGCTTGGTTCACATGCTTATAATACCTTTATACTGAATGGTATACAAACATTTGAACATATAAaatcttctttttgttttgtcagttAAACTAAATTATCAATGTTAAGTGTATAAAATCCCCCTTCTTGAAAAATAAGGGTTTCCCCCACCCCAACTGATAGAATAAAAAAGAAGTcttcaaaaattatatttcactaaaatgaaatatttggcaAAAAAGTTATTGAATAATGGAATTCTTTAGACATTTTGTATAATTCCAAATAAACTTTCTCTTACACAGTTTTTCCCCTAGTATTATGTGCCAGTGTATATTATTTCTATATGAGCTAATCTTAAAAAAGATGTAAAGGTGTGCTGTTAATATGTACCCACTGAAATAGGGGtacagaaacataaaatatatgGTCAAAAACCACAATACAAAAATGTATGATCTGGTTTCCAAATGAGACAGcagttttaaaaagtcataGGATCACTCAACAGTAACTTTAATAAAGACTTTAACTGTACTGAAAATTTTCAGGTCTGCAAAATACTCCAAGCAGAACTTGCTGCTGCATACTGTGATGGTGTTTGACCTTGCTATGATGGtaattgagcacctgccagtgtAGTTCTACATGAAACTAATCAATGTTTCCAACCCTCATAGCAATTTTGGACACAGCTAAGTGAGAGATGAATTAATTTGCAATTAACATgaaaggttttttgtttgtttgtctgtctctttgtttggtttctttaaaGCAAAACCTCTTCCAGTTTCTATTTGTTTAGGTTAAAAGTCCAGTTACTGCACACCCCTAACACTACGCTGTTAATGGTCAACTTAAACGTTTCAAATGTGCAATGTCTCCTCACACCAGAACTGCACTTACActtccaccttctccttctttttactctttttcaggaaggatggggtgcggaatttcttctttttctttgaagggGATTTGGAAGGTGACCCTTCAGGGGACAGGGCCTCTTCTATCTTTTCAGAGCCTTTAATGGTAATCTCTACACTCTCCACAGTACTCATGGTTAACTGACTGACCCTCCTGGTGAGATCTTCTTCCACATCATGTGCATCTTCCTTCCCGTTCACCACCACAACTGGCATCTCCACAGATATTAGATTGGCATTCTGGGTGTAGAAATCCTCATGATTTTCTGAAAGAGCAAATGATTTCGCAATTATTTATGCACACTTTCatgcaaaaaaccccagtatTGGGACAAAGCTGCAAGTCTGGACTGTGATCCAAAGAATGAAACCCGAAGTACTTAGatgtggttttttcccctttatccACAATCTTAGTTGCTGTAAGCAGACAACAAAGTCAAAATGTCATTAAGGGAAAATGGGCTGAAAAATATAACCTTATGTCTGCCAGGTGCATGCAGAGCTCAAACTGTATAGTGCATGTACCAATATAGTctacacagcacacacagcctcaGGCACAGTCAGAATTACATCTTACTGCAAGAGACTGGTGTATGAAAACACAGCCATTCCATCCAAAAGGCATTGGAGAACTTGCCTTTTAAAATGCCTACTTAGACTTCTGGAAAAGTCTTAGGCAAAAGAACTATTCTTAacattttcagtaaaatgaaGTATAATATCTATTTGCTGCACCTGGTTAATATCTAAGTTTCAGCATGCCATGAGTTGTTCTCAGTTTGTGAGAATTATGTAttaggaaaaatcaggaaaaacagttttctgGACAGAGTACCACCCAAACTTTGCAAAAGTGGGCTCCTTTTGACTCAGTTGATGTTATGCAAGTGTAAAAGCGCAGCAGAAGAGTCAAGGACTTGGGTTATTGGAGCCCTTGGCATTGTACAGAAATTGCATGGAATACCTTCTAATCTTTCTGGGACATTTTGCGGGGATTGAGTTTGTGACTGAATTTGTGACACAGATGAACCGTCATCTGAGAATAATTCCTGTTCAGCATCTGCAGGACAAGATGTGAGTTAGTAGCCAAGCAAAAGTGAAAATCAAGCAAGAGTGTCAGTGCTGATGCTACAAGATTTACAGGTCTGCTACAGCTTTGTGTTGCTCATGCTGACAACAGCACAAAGTTACAATACACAGTTGAAACTCTAAAGAATTACAGATTTGTTTTATCTGCTAAAAAATTGCTATATATTACTTCTTTAttagaaagcattaaaaaaagtgGCAGGGTTGCATTCCAAGTAGCATTTTATCTTGTCACAGTCTCCTGGTACAGTAATCTATTACACTGTCCTGAGTGTGACATAGAGCAAAGTTGTTTTATTACACAATATTAGTAAAGAAGAATTCACAGTAAGTGttattgttaaaaattaaaatcaaccCTGAATTAGTAATTCTCTATGGAATAGTAGTACTGGAAGAAGATGTGAAAAGTGAAAGTAGATGAGATTTGCACACTGAGAGAACAGAAGTAAAATTAGGGAAGTCAGAGACAAACATCTCAGTAAACTTTTGCTCAGCTGGGCACAGACTTGAGCTACTTGATCTAATTTTAGTATCAGctctgaggaggagctggattTAGATGACCTTTGTGGAATCTTCTGCCTTAagttattctatgattctgacacaaaaattaaattaattttaattaaactgaAACAACTTTGGTTAATTGTGTTTTTGTCAACCCCATTTCTCTGCAAACCTTTCACTGCTTTAATTTCAGCACTAACTaaagtaaaaaaccaaaccacattTAACAAAAGAATTCTACCACCTCAAGGAATGATTAGTGCTAAGCTAGTTGCCAGCAGTATACACTAACAATTAACATGTACACAATTTTTACAGTAGGTGTTTTCAAGCTTATTATTAAAATGTACAGCCCAGCAATTCAAACCACACTGCTGACCTTCCAACCCCTGCTGCTTGCGCTCAATGGTTTTCTTGTACTCTTCCAGTTCCTTCTCAGTGAGGTGGCTGAACGGGTTGGGTGGTGCCGGCGGCGCGTGCTCATCATCAAACTGCATTGGCTGGGAAAGAGAAAGCCACAGAATTTAACAGTTAGAAAATAAGAAGCaacaagaaaaatcttcaggtttggtttttatttctatattttttttttttggccaaagTTTGGTGACAAAGTTTTGGCAGGGAATACAGAATTAAAACACAGATGTACTAACTCTTAGAAGTATTCCAGAAACGCTTAGAAGAATTCCAGAATTCGATTCCAATTCACCAGAGTATGTTAGATAACCTTATTAGGGATATTTATAGTGTTTGGAAGTATATTCTATTCAAGAAAAGATTAATATGGGCGGGTAAGAAACTGGAAACCCTCTCTCCCAATAAGAAGCCTGTTTCTAATGAAAGCTGTCTTCCACATGGTGTCATCCCACCTTTTAAAATCAGCTGTCTCTGGGACTCAGAAGCATCACTTCCACAACTTAATTTATATTAATGGTGGCAAACAACATGCACATCTCAATTCGAAACTAACTTTTGTAacctttaaaatgaaacatgaaTAAGATGTATCACACCTCCAAAACTAGCATAAAAAGAATCTTAACAAAACATTTAGAATGAAAATGGCCCAAGCTGACATTTGAAAGACAGGCAGCCAAATAACCTGAAGAGTTGAAAATTAGTTAATTAAGTTGTACTCACTGAACTTGGCTTTTTATCCACAACAATCCCTGCAAGCAGCTGAGACTGAGGTCCTGCTGTCTTTAGGTCATATCGGTTTTGCTCCCTTAtctacagagagaaaataaaccagGTTAGAAACAGATATTTCTCCTTAACAAATTCTACACCCATCAGCTTTGCAAAGCCACAACGAAGGGAGCAGTGAATGGCTGGAGAATcaagctgtgtgctgctgcacctAAAAATTAAGAACTTTTCTTCCACCTCTGAATACACAGCATATGTTGTTTGGCACTTTCAGGGTTCACAAATATGTACCCCATTCTCAGATCTTGCACTTCATGTAGGCCAATATTTAGAAATAAGCTCCCAGGAATAGCCCCTGAACCTGTCCCCTCCACCTCATAAAGGACGTATGTTCAGCTATTGGAGAAAACTCTGTAGTCACAAAGGTTGGTaaagtttttccttctgtgaatAGTTTATTGTTTTCCCTAGACTAACAGCTCTAGCTTCTAATTGTCAGAGCTCAAGAGATTGACAGATCAGATATAAATACCAATAGGgatcttattaaaaaaattcaacagCAGTGAATTAGGAATAAACTTTCTATGAGCCAGTGACATgcatgaatttaaaaatcattgctGGGACACGTATTATTAATCTCTGGATGATTAGAGGGTGCCTTTCCAGTTCTGAGGAAGGGAGTTGCTCCTTCTAACTCCACTTCAGTCCCCAAGGACACAGATATAGAGCTttacaagacagaaaaaaatatgcaatcCAATGAAAAGTGTCCTGAATATCTGTTAATATAGTTATGCTGGGGGTGGAGTATTTGGCCAGTCTGATAATCAGTGTCTTTTATGCtggaagggaaaagcagagagataTTTCTGTTTACAGAGAGGTCCAACAATaatctctcattttcttttttttactgccATTAGAAATTCCAGCTTAACAAGCACTAGGCAAATTAGAACAGAACAAGATTAGAGCCTGAGATTGAATCATGCTGCAGATGACGCACAGCAATTCTGTTGATGTTGACACCTAATTATCTactaaataaaatactaaataacAGGGACTACCACTCCCAATCTATCATTTCCAGAGTTAACACTCATCCTTCATCAGACTGTTGcattcaaaatttaaatatataaatattgcATGCATATCCACAGATTTTATATATATCACACATTTAAATACATGGTTTTGGTGCCAAAAATCACATATAGTGTAAGAACCTTcttaataaaatcaaaacatttgaaaatgttaCTTTACTGCTCTGCTGAATCATTACTTGAAcacataattttatttggaaatgttACAATTTTCAGTTCATTACACTTCTTTTaccttatttctcttttccaacaCTTCACTTGGGTTTGTGTTTAGAGGAACAAATTGGTTTGGATCTTCAATTTTGATTGGCGTTCCTCCACTAGTCTTGGAGGAGTCATCAGCTTTCATCCACttaaagaggggggaaaaaaagacagaagataAAATACCCAGTATGATGGAAAGGAACAGTTCCCTGTGTTGTTGTGCTGTTAAAGAAGAGATATCAAAAAAGGACTTTCTGACTTCATTCTCAATTCCACATGACACCTAAAAAATAATCCCAACTCCTTTACAGGTTTGTGCGTTTGTCCAAGAGGATTTAAGTTGCCTTGAACATAATTACTTTTTGTAAATACTGACACACACGCCTGAAAAATGCAGTGTTAGCTGTGTACTAATGATGCTGTATTTAGAAAGGATCACACTTTCTAGTAAGAATGTGGTTCATGCAACCAACTTCCACCTCTGCTGACCACACATTGACTACAGTCTTTCTCCCTTCTCAAGCAGGGTTCTGAGGGTGTTTTTCCCAAACTCAAGTTTAGAAGCCTGCCAGCCTgccagcaggaggagctgatgcTTTTACAGTTGTACTGGGAGTAGCTGAAGAGCGACACGCTCTGTAGTCCCACGAGGGCCACCTCTCTGCAGGCTGGAAACCAAGTGTAAGCAtcttgctgagctgcaggaggggcgAAATCTTTATCGTCACGAAAAGCCTGTAGCACGAACAGACCTTTCTAAAGCTGTTTTCAGTGGGCTCACAAACAGAAAGGGGGCAGCAAGAAATGAATTAGAGCTGTGTCTCCCTCATGTAAAAAAAGAACAACCCACGGGTGACTTAAAACCTTACTATATTTGGTGGATAACTAATAGCACAAGAAGTGgtagaaaaactgttttctacTTCAGGAATAAGAAGAGATGGTTAGAACTGCAAAATCATTGTTAAATTTTATCATAAAGTGTTACTTTAACAGTCAACACCTCTCTCCTCAAAGATAGGACACCCTTAGTACATTAAGGCTCTGAAAAGCCTATTTTAATTTGCTCAATAAACCCATTTGCTAATCCTATTCAAGATTTCCTCATATAAACTGTGCATAACTGACTTTCAAGTAGGGCAAAACCAAAGTGACTGTCCAACATATCAACCTACCGTGATCTTAGTCCTGGGACTGGTTTCCCCATTCCAGGACTCCTCAGGCACATTAACTTTCAAGTATGTGTTTGGAGAGTTCAGCCATCTTGTCTTCTCTCTCTGTTGCCTCTGTGCAAGGAATTTCAAGGGGGAAAGTGGGACTGTATCATCTTCAAAGGAAAAGGCAGTCACAGTGGCTGGGATCTCAACATCACTCTTATGTCTGGGTTTTTCCCTCACTAATGGTTGCCTATAGGCATAGCCAGTTCTGTATCCCTGTGGAGGATGAAAATAGGGAAAGAAGGTTtaaaaaaacgaaaaaaaaaaaaattttactatTACTCTACATTTGTAAGATGGTGGGACAAAATTTAAGctcaaagcatttaaaattcttattaaGACATAATACTGCTGTCAGAAACAGTATgactaaaaaattatttgctttacaGAAGCTAATCGTACATTCAAAACCTTACAGGACTACATAGAAACCACCAGCAACATGTTCTCACCAGGTTGTCCAGCATCCTCATGAGTGCTTCAAATTCTTGCTCCCCAACTTTCCATTTTTGTTGTGAAGCCATATTAACTCCACCTCCTCCCATTGCTGCCACAGCGTGTGTGGAAGGCTTGAACTTCTGCAGATCCAGTAGTAGGAGATTGTCTACCCCACCTGCTCCAGCTAATGCGTGAACCTGGAAACATCAAGGAGCGCATTTCATTTGTGAGAAAGCTTTTGTATTCTCTGCTTTGCTGAATTTGCAGCAGGAGGTTGCTTAAATACATGCTGCAGTTACTTCTCAGGCTAGTTTTCTACTGTccaaaaaatgtattaaaatatatagCAAGTGACTGCTACAGAAAGCATGATATCATCTGCTGATAATTGCACTTCAAAAGGAATAGATTCAAACACTGCTATCAGAGTACCTTAAAACCATCTTTCTGCATCACAagattaaaaacatttcatttgtcTAGCTGCTTCAAAATGAAAGAGTGTCTGAACTCAAAATGAATGGTAGGGCAAGGAAGAAGTGGGAGCCCACCATTTGCACATCCACATGCCTCTTTGGGAGGACAGGATCACTGGAGAACAAAAACCAAGTGATGAAGTTTCTGGGGATAGGCTTAAAACTTATGAAAGGTGAGAGCACTTTCAGTGGTCTCTCTTTACAGGTTATAGGTAACATCTGGATACCTAACCAGGCAGCTAAAGTTAGGCAGAATGGAAACAACTGAATTTGTGattcaagttatttttaaatatgccaCCCATTACCATTGCTCTAAAGACCCTCTTTTAATTTGGTTTCACAAATCTGTATCACAGAGAGAAACTTCTTTACTTGTCACAACATTCAGCTTCAGTAAAGGATCTGGCTCCCGAGAGATCTCAAGTCACACTTCCCCATGCAGTGAGTACCAGCAAATCTATTATCTGACAGATTCTCTGCATGAGGCTCACTCTGCACAGCATGGAACAAAACCTTCTGTACCCTTTGGAGTGTAACACCACTGAGACTGCGTCAGTGTTCCTAGAATGAGTATTTGTGCCATTCCCTCGCTGATTCCCTGATTATTCCAGTCTCTCTTTGACTGGTAATACAGGATTACTGGATTCCACAACTCCAAAACTGTACAATGTAAGAGGTTTTCCCATCTATCTGGGATATAATCTGCAGTATATGCATTTGAAATTAAACACACATAAATTCTCTCTCACCTGCGTTTCACAGGCCAGTTGCACATTGAAAATATAGTGGAATGCTTCTTCCAGTGTCTCTCCTAGTGCTACCACACCATGGTTTCTCAAGACTAATACCTAGTAAATGAAGACACTAATGTTAAATGGTAGAAACTGGAGCAGGACATGAAAATTGTTCATGAAGAGCATAAATGAGGTTGAATACCTTGCAACTGGGTCCAAGAACTTTCTGAAGCTGAATTCTCTCTTCCTGTTCATCAAGAGATCCCTGGTAGCTGTAATAAGCAACATCTCCCAGAATCAGAGCCTCTTGTGATATGGGAAGGATGCCACACTTCATAGAAGAAACCTGTTTCACGAAAATGAAATGCTGATAACTAGGGAAAAATGAACtcttaaaattcacatttcaacCACCCAAGCCATAACAGGGTGTACTTTGTTAGAAGAAAGACAAACTCCATAGGGAGAACTTAGAAACAACCCCCCCACCCCAGTCTAATTTGCAACAGGGTGACAATCGTGCTGTTACTCTGTCTAGGGACATATTTATTGGAggaaatttttgtgaattttattaatgtttaaTTCTCATCTTATTAATGGTTTGTCCTTCTTTCCCACATTTATGGCTTCAAAAAGCTAGTATAAAAGAAATTGTTcattccttttaattttatctcTAGGCAacaaatgtatatatatatatttctagataaaataataagaatttaattatttcaaacaaattatttcaggccttcttacatttttatcattattataCAGACCATTTAAAGTTTATGTTAACTATAACATTTAAATACTGAGGTAAATCCAAACTAAGTGTAACTACTAATCAAACCACTTACAAATGGAGCTGCATAATGCAAATGAAGATGATTTATACAGCACATTATATTATCTAGGGTGCTATAAACAAAGCCTGTGTAAACTATTCGCTTTACAACCTCCTTAACCTGAGTATAATAATCTCTGAGCATCAGTTTATTCCCATGCCATTCCACTGTGGTGGTCCAGccttctctctctctatttGATAACCCCACGCTTTTATTTACCAGTGCAGAGTtgatattaaaacaaaaatgaagctgctgtgaggaaaaataTGCCCTAAGTTCATAAGGTAAA
The window above is part of the Catharus ustulatus isolate bCatUst1 chromosome 8, bCatUst1.pri.v2, whole genome shotgun sequence genome. Proteins encoded here:
- the ADD3 gene encoding gamma-adducin isoform X3, producing the protein MKKGNNPTGLLALQQIAEYITASTFTGFSSSSLSHGMITPINDLPGVDTSSFVKGEKLTRCKLASLYRLADLFGWAHLPNTYITVRVSKEHDHILIIPRGLSFSEASASNLVKVNILGDVVDQGSTALSIDSVGFSPHVAIYSTRPDVRCVIHIHTPATAAVSSMKCGILPISQEALILGDVAYYSYQGSLDEQEERIQLQKVLGPSCKVLVLRNHGVVALGETLEEAFHYIFNVQLACETQVHALAGAGGVDNLLLLDLQKFKPSTHAVAAMGGGGVNMASQQKWKVGEQEFEALMRMLDNLGYRTGYAYRQPLVREKPRHKSDVEIPATVTAFSFEDDTVPLSPLKFLAQRQQREKTRWLNSPNTYLKVNVPEESWNGETSPRTKITWMKADDSSKTSGGTPIKIEDPNQFVPLNTNPSEVLEKRNKIREQNRYDLKTAGPQSQLLAGIVVDKKPSSPMQFDDEHAPPAPPNPFSHLTEKELEEYKKTIERKQQGLEDAEQELFSDDGSSVSQIQSQTQSPQNVPERLEENHEDFYTQNANLISVEMPVVVVNGKEDAHDVEEDLTRRVSQLTMSTVESVEITIKGSEKIEEALSPEGSPSKSPSKKKKKFRTPSFLKKSKKKEKVEV
- the ADD3 gene encoding gamma-adducin isoform X2, with amino-acid sequence MSADASQVVITTPPPATMPHKERYFDRINENDPEYIRERNMSPDLRQDFNMMEQRKRVTQILQSPAFREDLECLIQEQMKKGNNPTGLLALQQIAEYITASTFTGFSSSSLSHGMITPINDLPGVDTSSFVKGEKLTRCKLASLYRLADLFGWAHLPNTYITVRVSKEHDHILIIPRGLSFSEASASNLVKVNILGDVVDQGSTALSIDSVGFSPHVAIYSTRPDVRCVIHIHTPATAAVSSMKCGILPISQEALILGDVAYYSYQGSLDEQEERIQLQKVLGPSCKVLVLRNHGVVALGETLEEAFHYIFNVQLACETQVHALAGAGGVDNLLLLDLQKFKPSTHAVAAMGGGGVNMASQQKWKVGEQEFEALMRMLDNLGYRTGYAYRQPLVREKPRHKSDVEIPATVTAFSFEDDTVPLSPLKFLAQRQQREKTRWLNSPNTYLKVNVPEESWNGETSPRTKITWMKADDSSKTSGGTPIKIEDPNQFVPLNTNPSEVLEKRNKIREQNRYDLKTAGPQSQLLAGIVVDKKPSSPMQFDDEHAPPAPPNPFSHLTEKELEEYKKTIERKQQGLEENHEDFYTQNANLISVEMPVVVVNGKEDAHDVEEDLTRRVSQLTMSTVESVEITIKGSEKIEEALSPEGSPSKSPSKKKKKFRTPSFLKKSKKKEKVEV
- the ADD3 gene encoding gamma-adducin isoform X1, yielding MSADASQVVITTPPPATMPHKERYFDRINENDPEYIRERNMSPDLRQDFNMMEQRKRVTQILQSPAFREDLECLIQEQMKKGNNPTGLLALQQIAEYITASTFTGFSSSSLSHGMITPINDLPGVDTSSFVKGEKLTRCKLASLYRLADLFGWAHLPNTYITVRVSKEHDHILIIPRGLSFSEASASNLVKVNILGDVVDQGSTALSIDSVGFSPHVAIYSTRPDVRCVIHIHTPATAAVSSMKCGILPISQEALILGDVAYYSYQGSLDEQEERIQLQKVLGPSCKVLVLRNHGVVALGETLEEAFHYIFNVQLACETQVHALAGAGGVDNLLLLDLQKFKPSTHAVAAMGGGGVNMASQQKWKVGEQEFEALMRMLDNLGYRTGYAYRQPLVREKPRHKSDVEIPATVTAFSFEDDTVPLSPLKFLAQRQQREKTRWLNSPNTYLKVNVPEESWNGETSPRTKITWMKADDSSKTSGGTPIKIEDPNQFVPLNTNPSEVLEKRNKIREQNRYDLKTAGPQSQLLAGIVVDKKPSSPMQFDDEHAPPAPPNPFSHLTEKELEEYKKTIERKQQGLEDAEQELFSDDGSSVSQIQSQTQSPQNVPERLEENHEDFYTQNANLISVEMPVVVVNGKEDAHDVEEDLTRRVSQLTMSTVESVEITIKGSEKIEEALSPEGSPSKSPSKKKKKFRTPSFLKKSKKKEKVEV